A stretch of DNA from Malus sylvestris chromosome 9, drMalSylv7.2, whole genome shotgun sequence:
acactttctatactatctacatttcaatattttctacaattTAAGTAAAAGAAAgtcttcgtggaagctcattgaagatgttacgttgtgtaaATGTTGagttcacactactcatgacccgattacgggtaatcagatggataagcgagaaatgtggagtaaaattacgaaagcgttttgcgatgtacatggaaaagactgcagaactagtcaaggtcttcaaggtcgttagaaaaaactcaacgcatcatttacttgttggaaaaacgccatCTCTCATGCTTTCGGTAACCTgcgtagtgggacaagtttagcggatcaggtgacaatatttttatttatttatatgcattccacccacatcaatattttaatttatttaatttcgtatgtaatttttatgttatttcttatgtaatttttatatgcattccaccagcatcaatattttaatttatttaatttcttatgtaatttttatttaatttcttatgtcatttttatgtaatttatatgcattccacccacatcaatattttaatttatttatttgtgttacatctgcattttttaacactatcttatcccacatttttatagacactacaagctcaagcattctacaattcaaagaaccataacaaatcattcaacaaatgggaatgttgggaaattgtcaaagattgccctaaatacaaaattgtggcaacaggtccagaagttgtcatgcatgGTATGGGTCTACATAGTTCGCCAGAACCAGACACGACCGAATAAGAAGCCGACACATTTCAAGACACGGAAGGGACGCCTGAACAAGTGCCCAAGACCCAACTGACTCGTCAGTCCCTcaggcctcaaggtaaaaaggcatcaaagaaaaaaggtagttcttccaaaaatgactcactaaatatatggaggaacttGCTCGTCAAGGTGAACTGAACAAGGCATGGGAAAAAgctagagatgaggaaaaagttgcTGTTATGGCAGCAATAATAGCAGCTACTGAGGCCCGTGATGCGGCggctgagagacaaagagaaatagtTAATCGAGAGAACAAGCCGGTTAGACAAACACTTCATCGAGAAAATGaaatgcttagagaagaaaggatgactcaagcagatcgtgacactatgagcaagtctctagtaggactgtctccgaattcaaaatatttttggacatcggaAAAAAGAGATGTCGTGCGAATGAGGCGTGCAAAAGATGCGGAAACAAGTCAAGGGGGTTTTAGCTACACAAATCATAGCAAccaagatcctagcaccacatatcctagttccagagactttgtataatttttatgtaatttcttattttttttagaattttatttaatttcttatgtaatttttatgttttttctttttttcttttgaactttatttaatttcttatgttatttttatgttatttcttatttatttttatttaatttattatgcaattttaatgtaattatttatttatttttgtactttatttaaacacataaaataagattacataaactcatcaaataagattacataaactcaccaaataaacttaaaaacaaaacacactacatagaattacataaacttaaaaaaacaaatacattttattcttcaaccacaagcctcattttaattatcttcgtcttcatgcaatccccactggtgctcaatcaagtcattctggCAGGTTACGTGCCATTATGGCTCTTGCACATCAGTGTACCGCTgaacgatcaattcattgtaacgtccatcacgttccaacggctcgtgttgcacgggaTCTTCGGTCCGGTCATGAGCACAgtagatacgtgttcttgagttgttcatcgaATCCGACTCATATTCATCGACGACATCATAAtcatcttcaacaatcatgttgtggagaataatacacgtcatcatgatggattgaagagcctcgacatcaaacattctagctgCAGCCCTGATCGCCCAACAAGCTTGTAGGATACCAAACCAACGCtcgacatccttcctacacccttcttgacattttgcgaagtgtttttccttttcagtctgtggatgtggcactgttttgacaaacattgaccaccttgggtaaatgccataTGCAAGGTAGTATGATCCCTCGTATTGGGTACCATTAACCCAATATGTGCATCTCGGCGATTTTTCTTGTAGCAGTTCGTCGAACATTGAGGATTGGGTAAGGACATTTATATCATTCTAagctcctggaacaccaaaaaaagcatgccaaatccatgtatcaaataaagccaccgcttccaaaatgatgcTTTTGGCTCCATTTCTGTTGCCATAAGCTCATTGccacgcacttggacagtttttccaagttcagtgcatgcagtcgatgcttccaattatgccagggaagcctcgcatctcacccttcctcagaAGCCTTCGCATGTCCCTTGGCGTAAGTGTCCGGAGGTACTTATTGGTGTAGAGGGCttcaattgcagagcaaaaccGCATCAGGGACTCTAGAACAATTGTTCTTCCCATCCTCGTGATCTTATCCACTTGAtttgcagatgctccatatacAAGCATTCGTAAGGCagccgtaattttttgctcaggaataagacctagaacatgaaaagcataatctttttgcacaaagcatggatcatggttgcaaatagcactcatgattttgtcgaacaaacttcgttgcattctaaaacgacgtctaaaaacatgatcaaGGAATATGttgttgggaataaaataatcttccaatagatctttacctcatctttccTTTTTTCTATCGAGGTTTGCAACACGTGTGGATTTGGCTATCTGACCCACGACTTCCATGACacggcgggaatgtgaggccctTTGCCTTTTATCgtgatcatcctcatcctcctccatgaagaaagcctcatctccacctccaccttcctcgagattggccAGTTCTGCCTGTTTATACActctccttgaagaagacattgtaataagaactcaagatttgaaaatgatgaacaaggattctgagctaaaaagaatgattgagcttggtgtgaggatggatgtagggatgtagggtttatatggacaaaaaaaagaaaggatgaggttctggacAAAGCCACGTGGCACTACataattggttgaaaatcttatcgaaatcttggctaaattattgtaaaccggaagtgacacgtggagCATTGGGATTGGTCGAAAATCTTAttggaaatctatccacaaaatagtacgttcgaataatgacacatggcatgacgtgattggttgaaaatcttatcgaaatcttggctaaattattgtaaaacggaAGTGTCACGTGGCATGTCTGGATTGGTTCaaaatcttagcggaaatctattcacaaaatagtacgttcggataatgacacgtggcgtgacgagattggttaaaaatcctatccaaaattaaaactattttattttttttattcttttagaaaaaatttaaaaatatcttaaatgggctgggtaacagcgcattttgtaggggtGGATATCGTTTGTGCCATCGCATTTTTTCACTGGGTGCCAGctcatttttttaggggtggagatgcattggcctattactgttcattgaagtctattactgttcattggagtgAATAAATTGGCTGGGTGCTGACACAAAGTCCTTAggagtggacttgctcttatggAAGATTAATTGGGCTCACATCTGGCTTCAAACAAAGAACCCAATTAAAGCCCATTATGACTTGGGAGTTGCAACTCTCCTCAACCACAACCAACAACAACCAAACGGCAACAATGAGCACATTATTGGGTGGAACAGAGTTGGACGAGACTTTCCGTCCCACGTTAGGTGTGCCTAAAACGGATAGAACGTGTTGTTCCATAGGATgatttttggatgaattttcgtTACGCCTTACCcttggaacgactcgttccatatatgtggaacacaaaattataacctctcagtctccttcttccttcttgtttCCATctgagggcatctttgctccctttATGTTCCGTCCCGTCTTGTACCTTCCTGTCTGGTTCCATTCCGTTCCGTCTtgtcccgtctgcataccaaaccaTACTATATAATGAACCTTGCCGGAGACTTTCATCATCACCAAATCAAACATCCCACAATACCCGAAAGTGCACTGCACGCGCCCTCTTACCGCCTAGGGAATCTCTTCCAAATATTCCACAACACAACTCCCCGCCACATAATATCCCAATAAATTCAACCCAAACATGACGTCACGCCCCACTCTCCTCGCTCTAACATTGGCCGGTTGCACGTCGCTCCCTCAGATGCCGCGTTAGTCTACCACGCTCCCCACCCGTGCTATGATACTTCCCCGGCACGACTCTTTTGGTGCTCCCACACGCTTCGTCATTCCACCGCTGCCTCACGAACCCCTCCCTCGCCGTACACCTGTAAgataaggagagagagagagagagagagagagagagagggaagagagagaaactgtAAGACTGTGAAacgttttagagagagaaagtagagagagagagagagcgaagaGAGAACGAGATCTGATCGGAGAAAAAGGCAAACGAAGCTCGAAGCTCTACCCCTTGTGGTTGTCGATGTTGTAAGCCTAACTCTCTCTAGCTGATTTGCTGTGAGGAAGCTCTAATTGGACTTTTGCGTTTTGTGTGTGAGATTTGGgggaaaaaattagggttttgttaatttctgttttgttttgtcGGATAGGGGGAAGAAACCCTAGGATTTTGTGACTTATGCGTGAGAGTTGGgggaaaaattagggttttgttagtttttgtgtttttgttttgggcGGATAGCGGAACAACCCTAGGAATCTTGGATCTTTGTGGGAGGGAAAAACGGGAATTAGGGTTCTGGGAGGTACATGTATGGCTTCAGGGCCTACAGTAGGAGAAGGTGATGGAGCCAGAGAGAAACAGAGGTTCACGGAGAGCAAGGTCTACACTCGAAAAGCTTTCAAAGGCCCCAAGAAGAACAACATCATCAACAACGCCAACGCCGACGCCAACACAAATACTGACTCAACCGCCACTGCCTTAGCCGCCCCCTCCGCCCCTGCCGCCACCCCAACCACCACCAAGGACAACAACATCAACGGGAAGGACAACATCATCAACAATAACAAGAAGGACAGCAACATCAACGAGAACGAGAAGGGCATCAACGAGAACAAGAAAAACAGCAACATCAACGTGAACGAGAAGGACAGCAACAACGTCGGGAACGAGAAGGACAGCAGCAACGTCGGGAACGAGAAGGACAGCAGCAACGTCGGGAACGAGAAGGACAGCAGCAACGTCGGGAACGAGAAGGACAGCAACAACGTCGGGAACGAGAAGGACAGCAACAACGTCGAGAACCAGAAGGACAGCAACAACGATGAAAACAAGGACACCAATAGTGAGAACAAGCATAACGGGAATAATGATGAGAATTCCACTCAGCCTCCGGCTCAGACTGTGCTGTCTGGGGATGGGAATTCCGCTCAGCAGCAGCTGCTCATTTCACAGTCTGGTGCTGCTGCCTCTGATGACTCCTCGAGCCTGAACCGGCAAGAACCCGCGGTGACAGCAGTAGAGGCAGTGTTAGAGGCAACTATTGAGCAAGAAAGTCGGAATTCACCTGCAGAGAATGGGGTGGTCAAGCCGACTTCAGATAGCCGAATTAAGCTTAATTTTGCTTCAAGGTCGAAGCAGGACAAGCGGAAGCTACGAAGGAAGCTTGAGAGCGAGCTTGATTTGGTGCGGAGTTTGGTGAAGAGGATTGAAGCCAAACAGGGGCAGATTGGTGGGGTTAGTCTCTCCCATATTTCAGTGAATGATGGGGCGAATAGTGCAGGTGGAGGACTGAGGCGGGTTAACTCTGAGGTTGCTTCTGTAGGTGTTCCTCGAGAGCCTACCAGGCCTTTGCATCAGCTGAGTATATCCGTGTTAGAGAATAGTCAGGGAATGAGTGATATTgtggagaaagagaagagaaccCCCAAGGCGAACCAGTTCTATCGTAATTCTGAGTTTTTGCTGGCCAAGGATAAGATTCCACCTGCTGAGAGTAACAAGAAGTCGAAATCGAATGGGAAAAAACATGGTGGAGGAGAATTGGGGCAAGGGTTTGGTGGGATGGGAAGCAAGTTTTTCAAGAGTTGCAGTTCTTTGCTTGAAAAATTGATGAAACACAAGCATGGTTGGGTGTTTAATGAACCTGTTGATGCTGCAAAGCTTGGTTTGCACGATTATCATATCATTATCAAGCATCCAATGGACTTGGGTACCATTAAGTCGAGGTTGAACAAGAATTGGTACAAGTCTCCGAAAGAATTTGCGGAGGATGTGAGACTTACATTTCGCAATGCCATGACCTATAACCCCCAAGGGCAGGATGTTCATGTCATGGCAGAGCAGTTATCCAGAATATTTGAGGACAGGTGGGCTATCATAGAGTCAGATTACAATCGTGAGATGAGGTTTGGATATGATTATGGGGTTAATCTTCCAACACCTACACCGAGAAAGGCACCTCTGCTGCCACCACCTCCTCTTGATATGCGAAGGATTTTGGACAGGTCCGAGTCCATTTCTCATCACGCTGATCCGAAGCCAAAACCCATGACTATTACTCCTAGGACCCCCGCTCCTAAGAAGCCCAAGGCTAAAGATCCTCATAAAAGGGACATGACTTATGACGAAAAGCAAAAGCTTAGCACCCAACTCCAGAGTCTGCCTTCAGAGAAGCTGGATGCCATTGTACAGATTATAAAGAGGAGGAATTCATCACTCTTCCAGCATGATGATGAAATTGAAGTGGACATAGATAGCGTCGATACCGAGACCCTGTGGGAGCTGGACAGGTTTGTAACCAACTACAAGAAGAGTTTGAGCAAACACAAGCGAAAAGCTGAAATGCAAGCCAGAGCAGAAGCTGAGCAGAATGTCCAGCAGCAGGTATGTCTTGGCTCATGCTAAATTCTAACCTCTGATTTTTGTGGTGGCCGCTTTTGGTAAATGATtcatttttccttatttttttacaGACCCAGGCCCCAGTTGCAGCAGAGGTTCCGAAACAACCTAAAACCGGTAAAGTATTTCAGAATGTGAGGTTTCATGGCATTGGAATCAGCTATTTCCTTGGAGAAACTGATAAATTGAAATTCGTTTCTTTTGTGAGCAGATGAAAGGATTGTTTCCTCTTCAACACCCATTCAAGGGGATAACCAGGGTGATAATAGGAGTAGGTCGAGTAGTTCAAGCAGCTCCAGCAGTGATTCTGGATCTTCCTCCAGTGGTACCATAATACATTTTTCTGCTCACAGATGTTAAGTTATTAAGCATATAGGATGCATTTATGCAAGTTCTTGTTTGGTAAagtaatttctttttcttacaCGTGTTGCTGCAGACTCAGATAGTGATAGTTCGTCAGCATCTGGATCGGATGCGGGGTCGCCTAGGACTtaactattttcttttgaggTAAGATTCTGTCAACTTGATTCTTATTCCAagcattttgtaatttttgttcttCCTAGTTGTGTAATCAAGTACATTTTTAGTGgtagttttatatattttgaataaaATGATATTATCATTGACATTGAACTTGACCAACGCCTTGCAGTAGCTGACCaactattttaaattttttggtttGGAAGTACATTTGTTGGTTTTACCTTTTGTATGGGCCAAACTATTTATTAGTATTGCTGCATTATTCACCTTGGAGCCGTGATTTTGTAAAAGAACTCTAGATGATAGCACCAAATGTGTCATGCATGAGGGTTGCTTACTTTTTTTTTGCTACAGTGTGAAGCtgttatatatgtgtgtgtgtaattgcaataAGTATTATATACATTGGAAGTATCAATACTCAAAACTGTTAGCATGCAATTTATCTCCAGAACGTTTCTCAagattcataatttttttctcttctaaTAATAATGTTTCTTCTTAAATAACTTGTCATGGAAAAGGACGAGCAGCAAGTATTCCTACGAGTTTACCCCCTCCCGGCTTACTTGTTTACCCCCACCTCTAGTCCTTGATGTTTAAGACTTTTGAAtgacatatataatatataaggctttttagccaaaatgatacttgagatttgcataacacatcactttggtccctgagatttgaaatcaatagaagtggtctttgagattgtccaccatcaatcattttggtcattccgtgcaaaattatgttaaatgacgatcaaaataacaaatataccctcaatttaataaacaatgggccGAAATGATCTAACAAAAACTAAGGGTATTTCGGTCATGCTAttcttatttaatggagattttttaaGGAACGACCAatttgattgatggtggacaaaatcagggacc
This window harbors:
- the LOC126582345 gene encoding transcription factor GTE4-like, whose protein sequence is MASGPTVGEGDGAREKQRFTESKVYTRKAFKGPKKNNIINNANADANTNTDSTATALAAPSAPAATPTTTKDNNINGKDNIINNNKKDSNINENEKGINENKKNSNINVNEKDSNNVGNEKDSSNVGNEKDSSNVGNEKDSSNVGNEKDSNNVGNEKDSNNVENQKDSNNDENKDTNSENKHNGNNDENSTQPPAQTVLSGDGNSAQQQLLISQSGAAASDDSSSLNRQEPAVTAVEAVLEATIEQESRNSPAENGVVKPTSDSRIKLNFASRSKQDKRKLRRKLESELDLVRSLVKRIEAKQGQIGGVSLSHISVNDGANSAGGGLRRVNSEVASVGVPREPTRPLHQLSISVLENSQGMSDIVEKEKRTPKANQFYRNSEFLLAKDKIPPAESNKKSKSNGKKHGGGELGQGFGGMGSKFFKSCSSLLEKLMKHKHGWVFNEPVDAAKLGLHDYHIIIKHPMDLGTIKSRLNKNWYKSPKEFAEDVRLTFRNAMTYNPQGQDVHVMAEQLSRIFEDRWAIIESDYNREMRFGYDYGVNLPTPTPRKAPLLPPPPLDMRRILDRSESISHHADPKPKPMTITPRTPAPKKPKAKDPHKRDMTYDEKQKLSTQLQSLPSEKLDAIVQIIKRRNSSLFQHDDEIEVDIDSVDTETLWELDRFVTNYKKSLSKHKRKAEMQARAEAEQNVQQQTQAPVAAEVPKQPKTDERIVSSSTPIQGDNQGDNRSRSSSSSSSSSDSGSSSSDSDSDSSSASGSDAGSPRT